Genomic DNA from Xyrauchen texanus isolate HMW12.3.18 chromosome 28, RBS_HiC_50CHRs, whole genome shotgun sequence:
AAAGTAGTGATGACCTCATTAGTGAACCAGGATGCGGGCACCAGGCACAGGACCCCGGCTATGATGAAGCAAGCCCCTGCGGAAATGGCAGTGTGTCCCTTAGAGCGATAACTACCACCCCAGCGAGTACATTTCAGCCCTAGTGCTGCTAGGCACAGTCCGATTGTCGCCATCATGCAGGAAAGCACCATAGTGGTGCGTGCTGTCTGAAGGTAAGCAGGCAATGCCAGGACTGAATGCTTGAGCGAGCAGCTAAAGACTCCTGTGCTATACCAGGTGCAGTCCATCCACAGTCCCTGCATCTGAGAGATCGCCGTCATGATATTGGAGCCTACGTCCGCACTCACTTTCCAGTTGGGTAGCAGAGTGGCCACAGTTGCACTCAGGACCCCCAGTAATGCCAGAATGAAGGCAAACATTTGCATGGTGGAGGACGGCATGATTGGTCCTGGACTTTTTGTTCCCTTCCCCCTGTGATCGTTTTTCTAACCTTGCGGTGGCCCTGCGCGCTCTGCGTCTCCTTATCAGCCCGGCGCAGGACCTGACAGCAGATAATTCCTCCGCACTGGCTCCACTAGGCTGCGATTAAAAAATGGAATAAGAATTTAACTGAGCGAACAAGCATGACGGGCTGACAGATGAGGCATAGGATGTGATGACTGGAAGGGAAAGCTGCAGTTTTTTTTATTCCACTCTATCCTTTTTTGGGACACCCCCAGCCAGTCAGCATTTTTACAACATTTGGGATTTGAGGAAATTACTTTGTAGTGTTGTTGAAAGGCTAATTATTTTGACTCTTTTGACTGCTGCAGAGTCGCTCTCTGGCACaagaaaaatggcaacaaaaaaaaacctctaTCAAATAGAAATTTCGCCAACTATATATGAGCAGGCATGGCTGTTTTGTTAAGAgttaattgattttattttcttatctGTCCAAACCACTAGACAGCTTGGAAATGAAAAAGGCAAGAAAAATCACTCCTATCCTTTGTCTTTCAAATGGTGACGAATCTCTTGAAGAGATCAAGACAAGTGCATTGTTAGAGTGCATTAtgtttcagtcatctgaacaaacaAAAGCTCCACTTACCTTTGAAATAGTGTGCAATTTGTACAGTGATACGCCAAGCAATTCTTAAAGGTTTCCGCAATCTActgaagaaaagagaaaaaaatagaattactaaaaaaacaaaagcaaaactaGTGTAAAACTGCCTCTTTCTTCTGAGAAAGCATTTCCTTGTCAACACAGCACATTTATCAAAGCTTTTCAATGTCCTATAAAACAACCTCACATGTTCCTGGTGTGAATGATTGGATATTTCAAAGTGATCACTGCACCTCGTGCATTTAACACTGGACTCCTCACCTGAAGGTCATTCAGTAAGAGAATACATAGCAAAAAGAGTGTCTGGAAATGGATGATAATGAGCTAATTTTCTTTTTGTCTGCATAAAAAGCTAAATGTGCAGCTGGAAATCAAAACCTATTACACCTGGGTGGCAATTATCTGTGGTTGCACAATTATACAGTCAGGCAGGGTGTGTACATATAGTGTAGGGCTGAATGCAGTTGAAATTGTGTTTATTTGATTCATGTTTGGAGGAAATTGCATAAAGGAATTTGGTTCACACAAACATattcttattctctctctctcgttctctctctctctcactctctctctcacacacacacacacacgcacacacatactctctctctctgtctctcacacacacacactctctctctctctctctctctctctctcaaacacacactctctctctctctcacacacacacacacacacacatactttctctctcgcacacacacacacacatactgtctctcacacacacacacacattctctctctctctctctctctctttctctctctctctcacacacacacacacacacacacacacacacaaacacatactcctctctctctctctctctctctctctctctctctctctgaaatctAATAAAATAGGCAGACAGTTTTTAAAATAATCCACGTACTCATTTATATTTATTGCTGAAGGCTGCAGAGTGGCTTTTTATCCCTGTTGGTCACATCAGGCATTCCTACTGCTGGCCACTTTAATGTTATTGGTGGGCAGTACAACTGGACATAGCTTTTGAAAAACTGATCACAGATGGACTGtataacatgtaaaaaatatgatGTCATTCTAATTGGACTATGAATTTGTTTTCTTGTcactaaaaattaaatgaatctttttttcaaatatatccccatttctccccaatttggaatgcccaattcccactacttattaggtcctcatgttggcacggttactcacctcaatctgggtggcagaggacaagtctcagttgcctccgcttctgagacagtcaatccacgctcatcacatggctcgttgtgcatgacaccatggagactcctcacgtggaggctcatgctactctcctgcgatccacacacaacttaccatgtgccccattgagagcgagaacccctaattgtgaccacgaggaggttaccccatatggctctaccctccctagcaaccgagccaatttggtacCTTGGTACCTGggtggagtcattcagcacacactggattcggattgagctactcaggcccccaaaAATTCTTAAGGGGAAAACATTTGTGTTCTAGTAGTGCATAATGCTTCATATTATGAACAAGATGAATGATTATCAATGCATGAAACTCCCCaagtgtaatttatattttttattttttgtatatctcTGCATGGAGGCATGGATAAATCATTTAGAACACTGCAATTGCTCACtgcaacattaatgactctaacaCTCGACTGCAGTATCGCACTAAAGACGGATCACATGTACTCCAATGTATTCACTACAATTTTTTGTGACAGCATGATTAGCAACTTTTCTTAGGATTTTTATTATTGCGCATATTCTCAGGGGCGTagaagtcattttaaaagtggggggaCACAGCTGTCAGTAGATGGCTcacacagacccaacacttacagtgcagtatttatatatattacagtaaatattaatatgtaagtatgatataagtattGTATTGATAATAtacttattatttacttttaataattgtagtattttaaagattcaagtattgctaaataattgcaaaattagcCGCAAAAATAAAGgccatcttgtggagcacttctgtttcacacatgacaattaaagactgagcacaagcttaTTTAATCAATTagaataatgacaattgtgcatatgcataattacattttttactctatgcatgtgcattgtgggatttaaatccAAGCGTTTTGACTGCTTTCACCATACTTCATTTAGATCAATTTAGttattcagtgaccatttctggtgatgccagaaggtggtgacaaattaGTGTCTTATGTAAAATGAGTTTAAGAAAATCTTTTAAGAGAAAATTTTAGCATTTAAGCATTATatgaacaaagcaaatctataatttccctacagtttgtgagctgctgatcATGACTTTTATCAAGagacaacaataataatcttGTAATAATAATGAGCTTCAATAACGTCTGTATGTTTTCATGTCAGCAGATCTTTCTTTTTCCTCCAGTTTGTGGAATGCACACCAACAcagaggtaaaaaacaggagctgaaattaaaaatagctttacatatttatcacagatctagtaatctgcttaaattggcaaaaggAACCTATCAAACTATTAccacacaaacataatgtaaaaaacataataaagactcatgcactgatataaactccacttacaatgtgtgcttaaaagaaggattgtcctttgtttttttttctgcagtgtatttcacgttcctcatctctagattattaatttagatcaacatcaatgccgataaaatggataaatgagcattgttgaaagcaactttttataaatgaacaaagccttgttgattagactgtctgactgatggcCCATTATGTATGGGTTGTTTTGGTTCATGAAACTCACTTGTGATTGGCTGAATGGTCATGCAATCATTcaaaagtaacaaaatgcaaagaataaTGTATTCAAATTCACCATTTGGACTCTGTATGGGTTTAACTTGGAAAAGTGTgggggacaaaaatcacctttttaaagagtgacGTGTCCCCCACATCCCCCATGGCTGCTATGCCCTTTGCCTGGAATTATTAGCATTTACTGGTGGGTTCAAAAGGTTTTTACACTCACGgctgagccattgctgtcacaaagaagtgCTAGAAGCAGTTGTTTTTATATCACTCTGTCATTAtgtttatttgatctgtaaagaaCATtaggtcaacttctgttgtttttaaatgtgctctataaataggCCTAAAGgttaacttgacttgactagaagATGTAATTGCCGCTTAACAACAggaggaaacaacaacagtggatgtgcatgtcaagagcGCATGTGTAAGGAGGTCaggaaatacctgcatttgtagaACTCAAGACTgcaggaatataaagacatcttgagtcaagtcaagtcaag
This window encodes:
- the LOC127621791 gene encoding claudin-20-like; the protein is MPSSTMQMFAFILALLGVLSATVATLLPNWKVSADVGSNIMTAISQMQGLWMDCTWYSTGVFSCSLKHSVLALPAYLQTARTTMVLSCMMATIGLCLAALGLKCTRWGGSYRSKGHTAISAGACFIIAGVLCLVPASWFTNEVITTFMDSKVPKSSKYEPGAAVYVAFVSAGFLLAAGVIFCLSCPGKRGGPLDLGSSHPGKSKQQQLCKEQPNRGQQKQQHREQQSQTEPPEREQVHQKQLQADDRLQDKPVLERLNLEQDKQYRSPSRNLDAKAVYSLHDYV